A genome region from Gigantopelta aegis isolate Gae_Host chromosome 3, Gae_host_genome, whole genome shotgun sequence includes the following:
- the LOC121369483 gene encoding uncharacterized protein LOC121369483, with amino-acid sequence MRSLRLPTIHTVRKVCDYSPFTPSEEFEITHHSHSPKSLRLPTIHTVQTMDKAFYTTLAAEVGNIKEKFPDATLQHTISIRPNDSMTLRFVYKGWCPSRVPLINVNFSRRRQHKKSETQIENELQAKAKDLECLNSPMLPVLVDLADAIDTGTSPSDVNEDTNQSNTSAENSQSDNTTRSPAQVESSATKGKLEKSSAKSKKTKAEEKTLEKNTPATESPRNVVSGTSKKKTRADSLRPNHFIAIRFSNPDIGNAVEKVIDEMAEHNPVYREACYNRHDIHLTLCTLALYSQDQIDQAVKALQAVKPELVEHAAKKLLNIEGVSEFDDCKVLYGQIQSPQVLLKLHALLEGRLQKEGVTLTDTCNQYTPHMTIGNITQRFRHKNPTVKKFPEDLIKKFKHLKFGLQKVEGIHLCKMGNERRKDGFYTCLTEIIF; translated from the exons ATGAGGAGTTTGCGATTACCCACCATTCACACCGTCCGAAAAGTTTGCGATTACTCACCATTCACACCGTCCGAAGAGTTTGAGATTACCCACCATTCACACAGTCCGAAGAGTTTGAGATTACCCACCATTCACACCGTCCAGACGATGGACAAAGCATTTTACACGACTCTGGCGGCTGAAGTCGGCAACATCAAAGAGAAATTTCCTGATGCTACTTTACAACACACCATCTCGATTCGGCCAAATGATTCGATGACTTTGCGTTTTGTTTACAAAG GCTGGTGCCCAAGCAGAGTACCGCTGATTAATGTTAACTTCAGCAGGCGCAGACAGCACAAGAAGAGCGAGACACAGATAGAGAATGAGCTACAGGCCAAGGCCAAAGATCTCGAGTGTCTAAACTCGCCCATGCTGCCTGTTCTTGTAGACTTAGCTGACGCCATTGACACGGGGACCAGTCCATCAGATGTTAATGAAGATACCAACCAATCAAACACTAGTGCAGAGAACAGTCAATCAGATAATACGACAAGAAGTCCAGCTCAGGTTGAATCGTCTGCCACCAAGGGAAAGCTTGAAAAGTCATCTGCCAAAAGTAAAAAAACTAAAGCAGAAGAGAAAACATTAGAGAAAAACACCCCAGCTACTGAAAGTCCGAGAAACGTTGTGTCTGGAACATCGAAGAAAAAGACGAGGGCGGATTCTTTACGACCAAACCATTTCATCGCCATTAGATTCTCAAACCCAGATATTGGCAACGCTGTAGAAAAGGTGATTGACGAAATGGCCGAACATAATCCAGTGTATCGCGAGGCGTGCTACAATCGCCACGACATCCACCTGACACTTTGCACTCTAGCCCTGTACTCCCAGGATCAGATTGACCAGGCCGTCAAAGCGTTGCAAGCTGTGAAACCAGAGCTCGTAGAACATGCTGCCAAGAAGCTGCTGAATATCGAGGGAGTATCAGAGTTCGACGACTGCAAGGTTCTGTACGGGCAAATACAGTCTCCACAGGTGCTTCTGAAATTGCATGCACTGCTAGAGGGACGACTGCAGAAAGAGGGAGTCACCCTCACTGACACCTGCAATCAATACACGCCTCACATGACCATAGGGAACATCACTCAACGTTTTCGACACAAGAATCCTACAGTAAAAAAGTTTCCAGAGGATTTGATAAAGAAATTCAAACATTTGAAATTTGGGCTTCAGAAAGTTGAAGGTATTCACTTGTGTAAAATGGGCAATGAAAGGCGGAAGGATGGGTTTTATACTTGCCTGACAGAAATCATCTTCTGA
- the LOC121369482 gene encoding uncharacterized protein LOC121369482, with amino-acid sequence MHEDFYKDLAAGVHEIKEKLPGKCDVTKESATFQHIVTVRPNDAMTLEFIYNDWYPSRVPKIRVKFNKKAQYKKSEKELESDLLVKAKSHEYLNTPMIPMLVDYADVAANQASSAVVAAVLEQRKNISSEIWVGDDGDGDKITRWAQPDMTLSYKENTAPVQSGASNAWRTGDTTASVDDWNTYEIPAQEYPTVDPSTENQWVGAVVSSSLWADGEDQTQWPELCDNPPPSDDWTEIPYRKKKTIPEEKQFDRKVTSALDSKVNSKTRGKGKGGKKTGSSARPNYFIAVRCTNPDIGDALEKVTSDIVSQNSVYDDICYNRNEIHVTICTLALGSERQIKRAVKVLQDMRAELISHAPKELLKIAGISEFNGGKVIYGQVDCPQEFLKFRALLRRWLQGQGVTPTDDDDDYTAHMTIGKITQTFLRRVPDVTNFPEHLYKKFINMTFGLQKVEGIHLCKMGFERREDGFYTCPVEIIF; translated from the exons ATGCATGAAGATTTTTATAAGGATCTGGCGGCAGGTGTCCACGAGATCAAAGAGAAATTACCTGGCAAGTGTGACGTCACAAAGGAAAGCGCCACATTTCAGCACATTGTTACAGTTCGACCAAATGATGCAATGACCTTGGAGTTTATTTACAATG ACTGGTACCCAAGCAGAGTTCCAAAAATTCGGGTTAAATTCAACAAGAAGGCACAGTACAAGAAGAGCGAAAAGGAACTGGAATCAGACCTGCTGGTCAAGGCAAAGAGTCACGAGTATTTGAATACGCCCATGATTCCTATGCTTGTCGACTACGCAGACGTTGCTGCCAATCAAGCCAGTAGTGCTGTGGTTGCTGCAGTATTGGAACAGAGGAAGAATATTTCTTCAGAAATCTGGGtgggtgatgatggtgatggtgacaAAATCACTAGATGGGCACAGCCTGACATGACTCTGTCATATAAAGAGAATACAGCTCCAGTTCAGTCTGGTGCTAGTAATGCATGGCGTACAGGAGACACGACTGCGTCGGTCGATGACTGGAATACATATGAAATACCTGCGCAGGAATATCCCACCGTAGATCCTTCAACAGAAAACCAGTGGGTCGGCGCTGTCGTGTCGTCATCACTGTGGGCAGATGGAGAAGACCAGACTCAGTGGCCTGAACTCTGCGACAACCCGCCTCCTTCGGATGACTGGACAGAAATTCCATATCGCAAAAAGAAAACTATACCAGAAGAGAAACAATTCGATAGAAAGGTCACGTCTGCCTTAGACTCAAAGGTAAACAGCAAAACGAGAGGGAAAGGAAAGGGCGGGAAGAAGACTGGTTCTTCAGCTCGACCCAACTATTTCATCGCGGTTCGCTGCACCAACCCAGATATCGGCGACGCTTTAGAAAAGGTGACCAGTGACATTGTGTCCCAGAATTCCGTGTATGACGACATCTGCTACAACCGCAACGAGATCCACGTGACCATCTGTACCCTGGCTCTTGGTTCTGAGAGGCAGATCAAGCGAGCCGTCAAAGTTCTTCAAGATATGAGGGCAGAACTTATCTCTCATGCACCGAAAGAGCTGCTCAAGATTGCAGGGATATCCGAATTCAACGGTGGAAAGGTCATCTATGGTCAAGTCGACTGTCCTCAAGAGTTTCTGAAATTCCGCGCGTTGCTAAGGAGATGGTTGCAGGGACAAGGAGTCACCCCCACagacgacgacgacgattaCACGGCCCACATGACAATCGGGAAGATCACCCAGACGTTTCTCAGACGTGTTCCTGACGTAACGAACTTCCCAGAACATTTGTACAAGAAATTCATAAACATGACCTTTGGGCTCCAGAAGGTGGAAGGCATCCACCTGTGTAAGATGGGATTTGAAAGACGGGAGGACGGGTTTTATACCTGCCCAGTAGAAATCATCTTCTGA